The following proteins come from a genomic window of Lycium ferocissimum isolate CSIRO_LF1 chromosome 4, AGI_CSIRO_Lferr_CH_V1, whole genome shotgun sequence:
- the LOC132053608 gene encoding DNA-directed RNA polymerases II and V subunit 8A-like, with product MVETLFEDIFTITQKDPDGKKFDRVNRIEARSEQFDMYMLLDINTEIYPMRVKEKFMMVLASTLNLDGTPDTGYFIQGNKKSLADKFEYVMHGKLYRISEEGVGKHVKADIFVSFGGLLMQLRGDPSIAAKFELDQKLFILIRKV from the exons ATGGTTGAAACTCTTTTTGAAGATATATTTACAATCACTCAGAAAGATCCTGATGGGAAAAAATTTGATCGAG TTAATCGCATTGAAGCACGGAGTGAGCAGTTTGATATGTACATGCTTCTGGATATAAACACTGAAATATATCCTATGCGCGTGAAAGAGAAATTTATGATGGTTTTAGCATCTACATTGAACTTAGATGGGACACCAGATACTGGTTATTTCATTCAG GGTAACAAGAAATCGCTTGCTGACAAGTTCGAATATGTCATGCATGGGAAGCTATATCGTATCTCAGAGGAAGGTGTAGGGAAGCACGTTAAAGC AGACATTTTTGTTTCATTTGGAGGACTTCTGATGCAGCTGAGAGGAGATCCATCCATTGCAGCTAAATTTGAGCTTGATCAGAAGCTTTTCATTCTCATAAGGAAGGTTTGA